The proteins below are encoded in one region of Brevinematales bacterium:
- a CDS encoding DUF433 domain-containing protein, with translation MKQRVVIDPNICHGKPVIKGTRVLISNLIADLAPGLSVDEIIANYPNISREDIQAALSFAGELTRSETYPIENLK, from the coding sequence ATGAAACAAAGAGTCGTAATCGATCCGAATATATGTCATGGGAAACCGGTTATTAAAGGGACACGAGTACTTATCAGCAATCTGATTGCGGACCTTGCCCCGGGATTATCGGTCGATGAAATAATCGCCAATTACCCGAATATTTCCCGTGAGGATATTCAGGCAGCCCTTTCGTTCGCGGGGGAACTTACCCGTTCTGAAACCTATCCCATAGAGAATCTGAAGTGA